One region of Candidatus Eremiobacteraceae bacterium genomic DNA includes:
- a CDS encoding sigma-70 family RNA polymerase sigma factor produces GSFASGSVSHARIASDAEDAVQESWLRLGRSDVSGVENLRAWLTTVVARVCLDMLRARTSRREDSLDVHVPDPVVTRADADPESAAMLADSVGLALLVVLETLEPPERLAFVLHDVFGMTFDEIGPIVDRSPVAARQLASRARRRVQSKAPSSDPDLHEQRRVVDAFLAAARDGDFEGLVAVLDPDIVLRADGGAVAAASRIVRGAQAVAAQAATFSRLGLSNQIVLVNGNIGILTRRANGRPFSVLGFTIAGGKIAEMDILADPERLSRLDLPALDT; encoded by the coding sequence CGGGCTCATTTGCGAGCGGTAGCGTATCGCATGCTCGGATTGCCAGCGACGCAGAGGATGCCGTGCAGGAAAGCTGGCTTCGGCTGGGCCGGTCCGACGTCAGCGGCGTCGAGAATTTGCGAGCGTGGTTGACGACCGTCGTGGCGCGCGTTTGCCTGGACATGCTGCGGGCCCGGACATCGCGCCGAGAAGACTCGCTGGACGTGCACGTTCCCGATCCAGTCGTGACTCGCGCCGACGCGGATCCGGAATCCGCCGCGATGCTCGCCGATTCCGTCGGGCTCGCGCTGCTCGTCGTGCTTGAGACCCTCGAACCGCCGGAGCGGCTCGCATTCGTGTTGCACGATGTGTTCGGCATGACGTTCGATGAGATCGGGCCGATCGTGGACCGCTCGCCCGTTGCGGCACGCCAGCTCGCGAGCCGCGCGCGACGTCGTGTTCAAAGCAAGGCGCCGAGCTCAGATCCGGACCTGCATGAGCAACGGCGTGTCGTCGATGCCTTCCTCGCTGCCGCCCGCGACGGCGACTTCGAGGGGCTGGTCGCCGTGCTCGATCCGGACATCGTGCTGCGCGCCGATGGCGGTGCGGTCGCGGCCGCATCCCGAATCGTGCGAGGCGCACAGGCGGTCGCCGCGCAGGCAGCTACGTTCTCGAGGCTGGGCCTGTCCAATCAGATCGTCCTCGTGAACGGCAATATCGGGATCCTGACACGCCGCGCGAACGGGCGGCCCTTTTCGGTACTCGGATTTACCATTGCCGGCGGCAAGATCGCGGAGATGGACATACTGGCCGATCCCGAGCGCCTCAGCCGACTCGATCTGCCGGCACTCGACACCTGA
- a CDS encoding DUF6582 domain-containing protein: protein MKSTWKPHEKHGRLTQQGDLPDSVYAFPKQRKEPLTDARHVRNAVARFDQVIDVSEADRALAFANIKKAAKHYGVDLSESSSHDLGVHPQRGHRAASQRAAATRKRRYGKRGTAKTKKAKAIRRTRTAKGTRRKARR from the coding sequence ATGAAAAGCACATGGAAACCGCACGAAAAGCATGGACGCCTTACCCAACAGGGCGATTTGCCCGACAGCGTCTATGCTTTCCCGAAACAACGCAAGGAACCGCTTACCGACGCGCGACACGTGCGCAACGCGGTCGCACGCTTCGATCAGGTCATCGACGTATCGGAAGCAGATCGGGCGCTAGCCTTCGCAAACATCAAGAAGGCGGCCAAGCACTACGGAGTGGACCTGTCCGAATCCTCATCGCACGATTTGGGGGTCCACCCGCAGCGGGGACACCGGGCAGCGTCTCAGCGCGCCGCTGCCACTCGGAAGCGCCGCTACGGCAAGCGCGGCACTGCAAAGACCAAAAAGGCCAAAGCCATTCGCAGGACGAGAACCGCGAAGGGTACGCGCCGCAAAGCGCGCCGCTAG
- a CDS encoding DUF1801 domain-containing protein has product MKKTESAKTMSPSKLIDARIKELPDWRGETLARMRRLIKQADPEVVEEWKWRGVPVWSHDGIICTGETYKSVVKLTFAKGAFLKDPARLFNSSLEGNVRRAIDIHEGDKIDETSFKAIVRAASALNASKPSRRKA; this is encoded by the coding sequence GTGAAGAAGACTGAGTCTGCGAAGACCATGTCCCCTTCCAAACTGATCGACGCAAGGATCAAAGAGCTACCCGACTGGCGGGGCGAGACGCTCGCCCGGATGCGACGCCTCATCAAGCAGGCTGACCCCGAAGTGGTCGAGGAGTGGAAGTGGAGAGGGGTCCCGGTGTGGTCGCACGATGGAATCATCTGTACCGGCGAGACCTATAAGAGCGTCGTGAAACTTACGTTCGCCAAGGGAGCGTTTCTCAAGGATCCGGCGCGCCTCTTCAACTCCAGTCTCGAAGGCAACGTGCGCCGCGCGATCGACATCCACGAAGGTGACAAGATCGACGAGACGTCCTTCAAAGCCATCGTCCGCGCGGCCAGCGCCCTAAACGCGTCCAAGCCAAGCCGGCGAAAAGCTTGA